From Stenotrophomonas maltophilia, a single genomic window includes:
- a CDS encoding DUF1328 domain-containing protein, which translates to MLHYAVIFFVIAIIAAVLGFSGIAGAASNIAWILFVVFLVLAVISMFRKRG; encoded by the coding sequence ATGCTGCATTACGCCGTCATTTTCTTTGTCATCGCCATCATCGCCGCCGTGCTCGGCTTCTCCGGCATTGCCGGTGCTGCCAGCAACATTGCCTGGATCCTGTTCGTTGTGTTCCTGGTACTGGCAGTGATCTCGATGTTCCGCAAGCGCGGGTAG
- the oleC gene encoding olefin beta-lactone synthetase has protein sequence MNGPCNIAARLPELARERPDQIAIRCPGRRGAGNGMAAYDVTLDYRQLDARSDAMAAGLAGYGIGRGVRTVVMVRPSPEFFLLMFALFKLGAVPVLVDPGIDRRALKQCLDEAQPEAFIGIPLAHVARLALRWAPSATRLVTVGRRLGWGGTTLAALERAGANGGPMLAGTDGEDMAAILFTSGSTGVPKGVVYRHRHFVGQIQLLGSAFGMEAGGVDLPTFPPFALFDPALGLTSVIPDMDPTRPAQADPARLHDAIQRFGVTQLFGSPALMRVLARHGRPLPTVTRVTSAGAPVPPDVVATIRRLLPADAQFWTPYGATECLPVAVVEGRELERTRAATEAGAGTCVGSVVEPNEVRIIAIDDAPLPDWGQARVLATGEVGEITVAGPTTTDSYFNRPQATAAAKISETLADGSIRIVHRMGDVGYFDAQGRLWFCGRKTQRVETARGPLYTEQVEPVFNTVAGVARSALVGVGAAGAQVPVLCVELQRGQSDSPALQEALRAHAAARVPEAGLQHFLVHPAFPVDIRHNAKIGREKLAVWASAELEKRA, from the coding sequence ATGAACGGACCCTGCAACATTGCGGCCCGCCTGCCTGAACTGGCTCGCGAACGCCCCGACCAGATCGCCATCCGCTGCCCCGGCCGCCGCGGTGCCGGCAATGGCATGGCGGCCTATGACGTGACCCTGGACTACCGCCAGCTGGACGCGCGCAGCGATGCCATGGCGGCCGGCCTGGCCGGCTACGGCATCGGCCGCGGCGTGCGCACGGTGGTGATGGTGCGGCCGTCGCCGGAGTTCTTCCTGTTGATGTTCGCGCTGTTCAAGCTGGGCGCGGTGCCGGTGCTGGTCGACCCGGGCATCGACAGGCGTGCGCTGAAGCAATGCCTGGACGAGGCGCAGCCGGAGGCCTTCATCGGCATCCCGCTGGCGCATGTGGCGCGGCTGGCGCTGCGTTGGGCGCCTTCGGCGACCCGTCTGGTCACTGTCGGCCGCCGCCTCGGCTGGGGTGGAACCACCCTGGCCGCGCTCGAGCGCGCAGGCGCCAACGGTGGGCCGATGCTGGCCGGCACCGATGGCGAGGACATGGCGGCGATCCTGTTCACCAGCGGCTCCACCGGCGTGCCCAAGGGCGTGGTCTACCGTCACCGCCACTTCGTCGGCCAGATCCAGCTGCTGGGCAGCGCGTTCGGCATGGAAGCGGGTGGGGTGGACCTGCCGACCTTCCCGCCGTTCGCGCTGTTCGATCCGGCGCTGGGCCTGACCTCGGTGATCCCGGACATGGACCCGACGCGGCCGGCACAGGCCGATCCGGCGCGACTGCACGACGCCATCCAGCGCTTCGGCGTGACCCAGCTGTTCGGTTCGCCGGCCCTCATGCGCGTGCTGGCCAGGCATGGCCGGCCGCTGCCGACCGTGACCCGGGTGACCTCGGCCGGTGCGCCGGTGCCGCCGGACGTGGTCGCCACCATCCGCCGCCTGCTGCCGGCCGATGCGCAGTTCTGGACCCCGTATGGCGCCACCGAGTGCCTGCCGGTGGCCGTGGTCGAAGGCCGCGAGCTGGAGCGCACCCGCGCCGCCACCGAGGCCGGCGCCGGCACCTGCGTGGGCAGCGTGGTGGAGCCGAACGAGGTGCGCATCATCGCCATCGATGATGCCCCGCTGCCGGACTGGGGGCAGGCACGCGTGCTGGCCACCGGTGAGGTGGGCGAGATCACCGTGGCCGGGCCGACCACCACCGACAGCTATTTCAACCGCCCGCAGGCGACCGCGGCAGCGAAGATCAGCGAAACCCTGGCCGATGGCAGCATCCGCATCGTGCACCGCATGGGCGACGTAGGGTACTTCGATGCACAGGGCCGCCTGTGGTTCTGCGGGCGCAAGACGCAGCGCGTGGAAACCGCACGCGGGCCGCTGTACACCGAGCAGGTCGAGCCGGTGTTCAACACCGTCGCTGGCGTGGCGCGCAGCGCGCTGGTCGGTGTTGGCGCCGCAGGTGCGCAGGTGCCGGTGCTGTGCGTGGAACTGCAGCGTGGCCAGTCCGACAGCCCGGCACTGCAGGAAGCACTGCGCGCTCACGCAGCAGCCCGCGTGCCTGAGGCCGGCCTGCAGCACTTCCTGGTGCATCCGGCCTTCCCCGTCGATATCCGTCACAACGCCAAGATCGGCCGCGAGAAGCTCGCCGTCTGGGCCAGCGCCGAACTGGAGAAGCGCGCATGA
- a CDS encoding DUF4156 domain-containing protein, which translates to MRVLLLSSLLLTVTACTWVPIEPAGKATRVLPAGPVPAGCIAKGEVVVTVKSKVGFYNRNPLRVQEELETLARNEAPSAGASAVQAAAAPADGSQRFAAFQCPPR; encoded by the coding sequence ATGCGCGTTCTGCTGCTTTCCTCCCTGCTGCTCACCGTCACCGCCTGCACCTGGGTGCCGATCGAACCGGCCGGCAAGGCGACCCGCGTGCTGCCGGCAGGCCCGGTTCCGGCCGGCTGCATCGCCAAGGGCGAGGTGGTGGTCACCGTGAAGAGCAAGGTCGGCTTCTACAACCGCAACCCGCTGCGCGTGCAGGAAGAGCTGGAAACCCTGGCCCGCAACGAGGCCCCGAGTGCCGGCGCCAGCGCCGTGCAGGCCGCCGCGGCTCCAGCCGACGGCAGCCAGCGCTTCGCCGCGTTCCAGTGCCCGCCGCGCTGA
- the oleD gene encoding 2-alkyl-3-oxoalkanoate reductase, with protein MKILVTGGGGFLGQALCRGLVERGHQVLAFNRSHYPELQAMGVGQIRGDLADAQAVLHAVAGVDAVFHNGAKAGAWGSYDSYHQANVVGTDNVIAACRAHGISRLVYTSTPSVTHRATHPVEGLGADEVPYGEDFQAPYAATKAIAEQRVLAANDATLATVALRPRLIWGPGDQQLVPRLAERARQGRLRLVGDGNNKVDTTYIDNAALAHFLAFEALAPGAACAGKAYFISNGEPLPMRELVNRLLAAVGAPTVDKAISFRTAYRIGAVCERLWPLLRLRGEPPLTRFLAEQLCTPHWYSMEPARRDFGYVPQVSIEEGLRRLKASSAA; from the coding sequence ATGAAGATCCTGGTCACCGGTGGGGGTGGTTTCCTTGGCCAGGCGCTGTGCCGCGGGCTGGTCGAACGCGGCCACCAGGTGCTGGCGTTCAACCGCAGCCACTACCCGGAACTGCAGGCGATGGGCGTGGGCCAGATCCGTGGCGACCTGGCCGATGCGCAGGCGGTGCTGCATGCGGTGGCTGGCGTCGATGCGGTGTTCCACAACGGCGCCAAGGCCGGCGCGTGGGGCAGCTATGACAGCTACCACCAGGCCAACGTGGTCGGCACCGACAACGTCATCGCCGCATGCCGCGCGCATGGCATCAGCCGGCTGGTCTACACCTCCACGCCCAGCGTGACTCATCGCGCGACCCACCCGGTGGAAGGCCTCGGCGCCGATGAAGTGCCGTACGGCGAGGATTTCCAGGCCCCGTATGCGGCGACCAAGGCGATTGCAGAACAACGCGTGCTGGCGGCCAACGATGCGACGCTGGCGACGGTAGCACTGCGCCCGCGCCTGATCTGGGGGCCGGGCGACCAGCAGCTGGTGCCTCGCCTGGCCGAGCGCGCGCGGCAGGGCCGCCTGCGCCTGGTCGGCGACGGCAACAACAAGGTCGATACCACCTACATCGACAACGCCGCGCTGGCGCACTTCCTCGCCTTCGAAGCCCTGGCACCGGGCGCGGCCTGCGCCGGCAAGGCGTACTTCATCTCCAACGGCGAACCGCTGCCGATGCGCGAGCTGGTCAACAGGCTGCTGGCCGCCGTGGGGGCGCCGACGGTGGACAAGGCGATCAGCTTCAGGACCGCCTACCGCATCGGCGCGGTCTGCGAGCGGCTGTGGCCGTTGCTGCGCCTGCGTGGCGAACCGCCGTTGACCCGTTTCCTGGCCGAGCAGCTGTGTACGCCGCACTGGTACAGCATGGAGCCGGCACGTCGCGATTTCGGCTACGTGCCGCAGGTCAGCATCGAAGAAGGGCTGCGCAGGCTGAAGGCTTCATCTGCCGCATAG
- a CDS encoding M16 family metallopeptidase — protein MSLALRPRAALLAVALSTALGTLAPTPVLAAKPAAPARVDIPYEQFTLPNGLRVIVHTDRKAPIVAVNVWYHVGSKDEPAGRTGFAHLFEHLMFQRSENHDGEYFEPFKQVGATNQNGTTNTDRTNYFENVPTTALDMALWMESDRMGHLVGAIDQAALDEQRGVVQNEKRQGENQPYGQAWDQINKALYPVGHPYHHGVIGSMNDLNAASLDDVKTWFRTWYGPNNAVLVLAGDIDLATAKEKVAKYFGSIPAGPTMAQPAVNVAKRSADSRETMTDKVPQPRIYRAWNVPQVGTTDIDQLQLFAQVLGGAKSSRLSQRLQHQDKLVDSIGSGLSTSQLGSNFVIVATVKQGQDPAKVEKIIDEELDRLIKQGPTAAELERAKTGARAGFIRGIERIGGFGGKADALAECAVFTGDPGCFRTSLANIDKATAADLSRLGAQWLDKGSHTLVIEPGERVALKEDPSQTPKPFTVPAVDPKYSTLPEQVDRKAGVPQTREFPQLKFPALQRATLKNGTQVILAERHEIPVVQFSYQFPGGFSADQGRKPGTANFTMSLMTEGAGKLGSLAFADAADALGASLDASAGLDSMSVDLSALKENLAPSLALYRDLLREPRFEQGEIDRVRATWIAGIQQEKVNPGAVAMRVLPPLLYGKGHPYAIPFTGSGDEAAINGLTREDLVDFHHDWLRPQNGTLIVVGDTTLAEIVPLLDKQLGDWKASGDAPQVEAATDVALPKGPRVFLIDQPGAVQANLFAGQVVSPSSATSSTRFDIANGVIGGDFTSRLNMNLREDKHWSYGARSSAVNSVGQRPWMASAPVQIDKTGPAMAEMRKEIAAFADGSKPATAAEVNRIRNIQTLSLPGAYETASAVASTIGSIVQFKRPDDYVLRRKAEIEAMTPAQVQQAAAEIKPQALTWVVVGDLKQTEAAVRALNLGEVTVIDAEGNPVKK, from the coding sequence ATGTCTCTCGCCCTTCGCCCGCGCGCTGCATTGCTGGCTGTCGCCCTCAGCACCGCCCTGGGCACGCTTGCGCCCACCCCTGTGCTGGCCGCCAAGCCGGCTGCCCCGGCCAGGGTCGATATCCCGTATGAGCAGTTCACCCTGCCCAACGGCCTGCGGGTGATCGTGCATACCGATCGCAAGGCGCCGATCGTGGCGGTCAACGTCTGGTACCACGTGGGCAGCAAGGACGAACCGGCCGGCCGCACCGGCTTCGCGCACCTGTTCGAACACCTGATGTTCCAGCGCAGCGAAAACCACGACGGCGAGTACTTCGAGCCGTTCAAGCAGGTCGGTGCCACCAACCAGAACGGCACCACCAATACCGATCGCACCAACTACTTCGAGAACGTGCCGACCACCGCGCTGGACATGGCGCTGTGGATGGAATCGGACCGCATGGGCCATCTGGTCGGTGCGATCGACCAGGCGGCGCTGGACGAGCAGCGTGGCGTGGTGCAGAACGAGAAGCGCCAGGGCGAGAACCAGCCCTATGGCCAGGCCTGGGACCAGATCAACAAGGCGCTGTACCCGGTCGGCCACCCGTACCACCACGGTGTGATCGGTTCGATGAACGATCTCAACGCGGCCTCGCTGGACGACGTGAAGACCTGGTTCCGCACCTGGTATGGCCCGAACAATGCAGTGCTGGTGCTGGCCGGTGACATCGACCTGGCCACCGCCAAGGAGAAGGTCGCCAAGTACTTCGGCAGCATCCCGGCCGGTCCGACCATGGCGCAACCGGCGGTGAACGTGGCCAAGCGCAGTGCCGACAGCCGCGAGACGATGACCGACAAGGTGCCGCAGCCACGCATCTACCGCGCCTGGAACGTGCCGCAGGTCGGCACCACCGATATCGATCAGCTGCAGCTGTTCGCGCAGGTACTCGGTGGCGCCAAGTCCTCGCGCCTTAGCCAGCGCCTGCAGCACCAGGACAAGCTGGTGGACAGCATCGGTTCGGGCCTGTCGACCTCGCAGCTGGGCTCCAACTTCGTGATCGTGGCGACCGTGAAGCAGGGCCAGGACCCGGCCAAGGTCGAGAAGATCATCGATGAGGAACTGGACCGGCTGATCAAGCAGGGTCCGACCGCGGCCGAACTTGAACGCGCCAAGACCGGTGCCCGCGCCGGCTTCATCCGCGGCATCGAGCGCATCGGTGGTTTTGGCGGCAAGGCCGACGCGCTGGCCGAGTGCGCCGTGTTCACCGGCGACCCGGGCTGCTTCCGCACGTCGCTGGCCAACATCGACAAGGCCACGGCCGCCGACCTGAGCCGTCTGGGTGCGCAGTGGCTGGACAAGGGCAGCCACACCCTGGTGATCGAGCCGGGTGAGCGCGTGGCGCTGAAGGAAGACCCGAGCCAGACGCCGAAGCCGTTCACCGTGCCGGCGGTGGACCCGAAGTACAGCACCCTGCCCGAGCAGGTGGACCGCAAGGCCGGCGTGCCGCAGACCCGCGAGTTCCCGCAGCTGAAGTTCCCGGCACTGCAGCGCGCCACGCTGAAGAACGGCACCCAGGTGATCCTGGCCGAACGCCATGAAATCCCGGTGGTGCAGTTCAGCTACCAGTTCCCGGGCGGCTTCAGTGCCGACCAGGGCCGCAAGCCGGGCACCGCCAACTTCACCATGAGCCTGATGACCGAAGGCGCCGGCAAGCTGGGTTCGCTGGCCTTCGCCGATGCTGCCGACGCACTGGGCGCCAGCCTGGATGCCTCGGCCGGCCTGGATTCGATGAGCGTGGACCTGTCCGCGCTGAAGGAGAACCTGGCTCCGTCGCTGGCGCTGTACCGCGACCTGCTGCGCGAGCCGCGCTTCGAGCAGGGCGAGATCGACCGGGTCCGGGCGACCTGGATCGCCGGCATTCAGCAGGAGAAGGTCAACCCGGGTGCGGTGGCGATGCGCGTGCTGCCGCCGTTGCTGTACGGCAAGGGCCACCCGTACGCCATTCCGTTCACCGGCAGCGGTGACGAAGCGGCGATCAACGGCCTGACCCGCGAAGACCTGGTCGACTTCCACCACGACTGGCTGCGCCCGCAGAACGGCACCCTGATCGTGGTCGGTGACACCACGCTGGCCGAGATCGTGCCGCTGCTGGACAAGCAGCTGGGCGACTGGAAGGCCAGTGGCGACGCCCCGCAGGTGGAGGCCGCCACCGACGTCGCGCTGCCGAAGGGCCCGCGCGTGTTCCTGATCGACCAGCCGGGTGCGGTGCAGGCCAACCTGTTCGCCGGCCAGGTGGTGTCGCCATCCAGCGCCACCAGCTCGACCCGCTTCGACATCGCCAACGGCGTGATCGGTGGTGACTTCACCTCGCGCCTGAACATGAACCTGCGCGAAGACAAGCACTGGTCGTACGGTGCGCGCAGCAGCGCGGTCAATTCGGTGGGTCAGCGTCCGTGGATGGCCAGTGCGCCGGTGCAGATCGACAAGACCGGCCCGGCGATGGCGGAGATGCGCAAGGAAATCGCCGCGTTCGCCGATGGCAGCAAGCCGGCCACCGCTGCCGAGGTCAACCGCATCCGCAACATCCAGACCCTGAGCCTGCCCGGTGCCTACGAGACCGCCAGCGCGGTGGCGTCGACCATCGGTTCGATCGTGCAGTTCAAGCGTCCGGACGACTATGTGCTGCGCCGCAAGGCCGAAATCGAGGCGATGACCCCGGCGCAGGTGCAGCAGGCCGCGGCCGAGATCAAGCCGCAGGCGCTGACCTGGGTGGTGGTGGGTGACCTCAAGCAGACTGAAGCGGCCGTGCGCGCGCTGAACCTGGGCGAGGTGACGGTGATCGACGCCGAAGGCAACCCGGTCAAGAAATAA
- a CDS encoding alpha/beta fold hydrolase: MRDLPGYPAHPQRFDVRPGLSMNYLDEGPRDGEVVVMVHGNPSWSYYWRTLVAGLSDKYRCIVPDHIGMGLSDKPDDSRYEYTLQSRVDDLDALLKHLGITGPVTLAVHDWGGMIGFGWALSHHEQVKRLVVLNTAAFPMPAAKKMPWQIALGRHWKIGEWIIRTFNAFSSGASWLGVERKMPADVRRAYVSPYNSYANRISTIRFMQDIPLSPADKAWSLLERAGKALPSFADRPAFLGWGLRDFVFDHHFLKGFQAALPQAQVHAFEDAGHYVLEDKHDVLVPEIRAFLDKNPI, encoded by the coding sequence ATGCGCGATCTTCCCGGTTACCCCGCCCACCCGCAGCGTTTCGACGTGCGCCCCGGCCTGTCGATGAACTATCTCGACGAAGGCCCGCGCGACGGCGAAGTGGTGGTGATGGTGCACGGCAATCCGTCGTGGAGCTACTACTGGCGCACGCTGGTGGCCGGCCTGTCGGACAAGTACCGCTGCATCGTGCCGGACCACATCGGCATGGGCCTGTCGGACAAGCCGGACGACAGCCGCTACGAATACACCCTGCAGTCGCGCGTGGACGACCTCGATGCGCTGCTGAAGCACCTGGGCATCACCGGCCCGGTGACCCTGGCCGTGCACGACTGGGGCGGCATGATCGGTTTCGGCTGGGCGCTGTCGCACCACGAGCAGGTGAAGCGCCTGGTGGTGCTCAACACCGCCGCGTTCCCGATGCCGGCGGCGAAGAAGATGCCGTGGCAGATCGCGCTGGGCCGCCACTGGAAGATCGGTGAGTGGATCATCCGCACCTTCAACGCGTTCTCGTCCGGCGCCTCTTGGCTGGGCGTGGAACGGAAGATGCCGGCCGATGTGCGCCGTGCCTATGTGTCGCCGTACAACAGCTACGCCAACCGCATCAGCACCATCCGCTTCATGCAGGACATCCCGCTGTCACCGGCCGACAAGGCCTGGTCGCTGCTGGAGCGCGCCGGCAAGGCGCTGCCGTCGTTCGCCGACCGCCCGGCCTTCCTCGGCTGGGGCCTGCGCGACTTCGTGTTCGACCATCATTTCCTGAAGGGTTTCCAGGCCGCGCTGCCGCAGGCCCAGGTGCATGCCTTCGAGGATGCCGGCCATTACGTGCTGGAAGACAAGCACGACGTGCTGGTGCCGGAAATCCGCGCGTTCCTGGACAAGAACCCGATCTGA
- a CDS encoding YkgJ family cysteine cluster protein, which yields MQHPCMTCGACCTQYRVAFHWMESDEVTPGGVPHQLTEVLDPHRLCMRGTHSKPVRCVALDAQIGVYSRCTIHPNRPSVCREVDASWEYGKASPQCDKARIAYGLDPLTLADWRWRDEAGNDDGHPDDNGNSPSSPPQAPVAA from the coding sequence ATGCAACATCCCTGCATGACCTGCGGCGCCTGCTGCACCCAGTACCGCGTGGCCTTCCACTGGATGGAATCGGACGAGGTCACCCCCGGCGGCGTGCCGCACCAGCTCACCGAGGTGCTCGACCCGCATCGCCTGTGCATGCGCGGCACCCACTCCAAGCCGGTGCGCTGCGTGGCGCTGGATGCGCAGATCGGCGTGTATTCACGCTGCACCATCCACCCCAACCGGCCCAGCGTGTGCCGCGAGGTGGATGCGTCGTGGGAGTACGGCAAGGCCAGCCCGCAGTGCGACAAGGCGCGCATCGCCTATGGCCTGGATCCGCTGACGCTGGCCGACTGGCGCTGGCGCGACGAGGCCGGGAACGATGACGGCCATCCGGACGACAACGGCAACAGCCCGTCCTCGCCACCGCAGGCACCGGTGGCCGCGTAG
- the ddlA gene encoding D-alanine--D-alanine ligase, which produces MARTRVGIIFGGRSSEHEVSLQSAKNILDALDRERFEPVLVGIDKQGQWHLSQPDTFLLNADDPSRIALHRSGQSLAVLPGTEQAQLQPSDATSVLGQIDVVLPIVHGPLGEDGALQGLLRMANLPFVGSPVLGSAVAMDKDVAKRLLRDAGLQVAPWLCIRRHQAAAVDVEAVIAQLGLPLFVKPANQGSSVGVSKVKEAAGFAEALELALRYDHKVLVESAVVGREIECAVLGNAQPQASVCGEVVVHDEFYAYDTKYINEGGADVVVPADIDAATQARIQQIALQAYQALECAGMARVDVFLTADGEIVINEVNTLPGFTRISMYPKLWGASGVDYTTLITRLIELALERHGADRQLL; this is translated from the coding sequence ATGGCACGGACCCGGGTCGGCATCATCTTCGGGGGCAGGTCCTCCGAGCACGAAGTTTCGCTGCAGTCGGCGAAGAACATCCTCGATGCCCTCGACCGCGAGCGCTTCGAGCCGGTGCTGGTCGGCATCGACAAGCAGGGCCAGTGGCATCTGAGCCAGCCTGACACCTTCCTGCTCAATGCCGATGACCCGTCGCGCATCGCGCTGCATCGTTCCGGGCAGTCGCTGGCGGTCCTTCCCGGCACGGAGCAGGCGCAGCTGCAGCCGTCCGATGCGACCAGCGTGCTGGGCCAGATCGATGTGGTGTTGCCGATCGTGCATGGACCGCTGGGCGAGGACGGTGCGCTGCAGGGCCTGCTGCGCATGGCCAACCTGCCCTTCGTGGGTTCGCCGGTGCTGGGCTCGGCGGTGGCGATGGACAAGGACGTGGCCAAGCGCCTGCTGCGTGATGCCGGGCTGCAGGTGGCGCCGTGGCTGTGCATCCGTCGCCACCAGGCGGCGGCGGTCGATGTCGAGGCGGTGATCGCCCAGCTGGGCCTGCCGCTGTTCGTGAAGCCGGCCAACCAGGGTTCATCGGTCGGCGTAAGCAAGGTCAAGGAGGCGGCCGGCTTTGCTGAGGCACTGGAACTGGCGTTGCGCTATGACCACAAGGTACTGGTGGAGTCGGCGGTGGTCGGCCGTGAAATCGAGTGCGCGGTGCTGGGCAACGCGCAGCCGCAGGCCAGCGTGTGCGGTGAAGTGGTAGTGCACGACGAGTTCTACGCCTACGACACCAAGTACATCAACGAAGGCGGTGCCGACGTGGTGGTACCGGCGGACATCGACGCTGCCACCCAGGCGCGCATCCAGCAGATCGCGCTGCAGGCCTACCAGGCGCTGGAGTGTGCCGGCATGGCGCGCGTGGATGTGTTCCTCACCGCAGACGGCGAGATCGTCATCAACGAGGTCAACACGCTGCCGGGCTTCACCCGCATCAGCATGTACCCGAAGTTGTGGGGTGCCAGCGGCGTGGACTACACCACGCTGATCACGCGGCTGATTGAACTGGCGCTGGAGCGCCATGGGGCAGACAGGCAGCTTCTGTAG
- a CDS encoding ubiquinone biosynthesis accessory factor UbiJ yields the protein MALSLLKSLKPVAGRALQIALNRALALDPDTRHALASLDGRHIDLTLEAPSLAMRISVEGDQLRVGPVDTQEADLAVRSSLAGVLAQLPLLANARRADSTGKGRVRVAGDAELARRLQQLAKGFDPDWQQPFVSVFGEVLGVQVANTLRSALQHARQGAIDLAHSAAEFITEESRDVVPRAELDAFHDDVDVLRDDVERLGARVQRLRGAA from the coding sequence ATGGCTCTCTCCCTGCTCAAGTCCCTCAAGCCGGTCGCTGGCCGCGCCCTGCAGATCGCCCTGAACCGCGCCCTCGCGCTGGATCCGGATACCCGCCATGCGCTGGCCAGCCTCGACGGCCGGCATATCGACCTGACCCTGGAAGCGCCTTCGCTGGCGATGCGCATCAGCGTCGAGGGCGATCAGCTGCGGGTCGGCCCGGTCGACACGCAGGAAGCCGATCTGGCCGTGCGCAGCAGCCTGGCCGGCGTGCTGGCGCAGTTGCCATTGCTGGCCAACGCGCGCCGCGCCGACAGCACCGGCAAGGGCCGCGTGCGCGTGGCCGGCGATGCCGAGCTGGCGCGCCGCCTGCAGCAGCTGGCCAAGGGCTTCGATCCGGACTGGCAGCAGCCGTTCGTCAGCGTGTTCGGCGAGGTGCTGGGCGTGCAGGTGGCCAACACCCTGCGCAGCGCCCTGCAGCACGCGCGCCAGGGCGCGATCGACCTGGCCCATAGCGCTGCCGAGTTCATCACCGAGGAATCGCGTGATGTGGTGCCGCGCGCCGAACTGGATGCCTTCCACGATGACGTTGACGTGCTGCGTGATGACGTCGAGCGGCTGGGCGCGCGCGTGCAGCGCCTGCGGGGTGCCGCATGA
- a CDS encoding 3-oxoacyl-ACP synthase III has translation MLFKNVSIAGLAHVDAPHTLTTKEINERLQPTLDRLGIRTDVLGDIAGIHARRLWDNGVLASDAATMAGRKALEDAGITATQVGLLVNTSVSRDYLEPSTASIVSGNLGVSDECMTFDVANACLAFINGMDIAARMIERGDIDYALVVDGETANLVYEKTLERMTAPDVTADDFRNELAALTTGSGAAAMVMARSELVPDAPRYKGGVTRSATEWNQLCLGNLDRMVTDTRLLLIEGIKLAQKTFTAAKIALGWAVEELDQFVIHQVSQPHTAAFIKNFGIDPKKVMTIFGEHGNIGPASVPIVLSKLKQLGKLKKGDRIALLGIGSGLNCSMAEVVW, from the coding sequence ATGCTCTTCAAGAATGTCTCGATCGCCGGCCTGGCACACGTCGACGCGCCGCATACGCTGACGACCAAGGAAATCAACGAGCGGCTGCAGCCGACGCTGGACCGCCTGGGTATCCGCACCGACGTGCTCGGCGACATCGCCGGCATCCACGCGCGCCGCCTGTGGGACAACGGCGTGCTGGCCTCCGATGCGGCCACCATGGCCGGGCGCAAGGCGCTGGAAGACGCGGGCATCACCGCGACCCAGGTCGGCCTGCTGGTCAACACCTCGGTCAGCCGCGATTACCTGGAGCCGTCCACGGCGTCGATCGTCTCCGGCAACCTTGGCGTCAGCGACGAGTGCATGACCTTCGACGTCGCCAATGCCTGCCTGGCCTTCATCAACGGCATGGATATCGCCGCGCGCATGATCGAGCGCGGCGACATCGACTACGCGCTGGTGGTGGATGGCGAGACCGCCAACCTGGTGTACGAGAAGACCCTGGAGCGCATGACCGCCCCGGACGTCACCGCCGACGATTTCCGCAACGAGCTGGCCGCGCTGACCACCGGTTCGGGCGCCGCCGCGATGGTGATGGCGCGCTCGGAACTGGTGCCGGACGCCCCGCGCTACAAGGGCGGCGTGACCCGCTCGGCCACCGAGTGGAACCAGCTGTGCCTGGGCAACCTGGACCGCATGGTCACCGACACCCGCCTGCTGCTGATCGAAGGCATCAAGCTGGCCCAGAAGACCTTCACCGCCGCCAAGATCGCCTTGGGCTGGGCCGTGGAAGAGCTGGACCAGTTCGTGATCCACCAGGTCAGCCAGCCGCACACCGCTGCGTTCATCAAGAACTTCGGCATCGATCCGAAGAAGGTCATGACCATCTTCGGCGAGCACGGCAACATCGGTCCGGCCTCGGTGCCGATCGTGCTGAGCAAGCTCAAGCAGCTGGGCAAGCTGAAGAAGGGCGATCGCATCGCGCTTCTGGGCATCGGCTCGGGCCTGAACTGCTCGATGGCTGAAGTGGTCTGGTAA